Proteins encoded together in one Mycolicibacter minnesotensis window:
- a CDS encoding aldehyde dehydrogenase produces the protein MDSSITEYDTLFIGGKWTAPATDQVIEVHSPATGKYVGKVPLATKADVDAAVDAARAAFDSGPWPSTPPAERAKVIAAAIKLMEERKDQFTGLLGAETGQPPLSVETMHWMSSLGALNFFAGPAVDEVSWEEVRTGAYGQTIVSREPIGVVGAIVAWNVPLFLAVNKLGPALLAGCTVVLKPAAETPFSANLLAQTFADAGLPEGVLSIVPGGAETGQALTSHPGVDIFSFTGSSAVGKEIGKRAADLLKPCTLELGGKSASIVLEDVDLASAIPMLVFSGIMNTGQACVAQTRILAPRSRYEEVVEAVKNFVTALPVGLPDDPGAQIGSLISAKQRERVEGYIAKGIEEGARLVCGGGRPEGLESGFFVEPTVFADVDNSMTIAQEEIFGPVLSIIAYDTEDDAIAIANDSVYGLAGSVWTADVPRGIEIASKIRTGTYGINWYAFDPCCPFGGFKNSGIGRENGKEGVEHFTQQKSVLMPMGYTLQS, from the coding sequence ATGGACTCCAGCATCACCGAATACGACACCCTCTTCATCGGCGGTAAGTGGACCGCCCCGGCGACCGACCAGGTCATTGAGGTGCACAGCCCGGCCACCGGCAAGTACGTCGGCAAGGTGCCGCTGGCGACCAAGGCCGACGTGGACGCCGCGGTGGACGCCGCCCGTGCCGCCTTCGACTCCGGACCGTGGCCGTCCACCCCGCCGGCCGAGCGAGCCAAGGTCATCGCCGCGGCCATCAAGCTGATGGAAGAGCGCAAGGACCAGTTCACCGGACTGCTGGGCGCCGAGACGGGTCAGCCCCCGCTGAGCGTCGAGACCATGCACTGGATGAGCTCGCTGGGCGCCCTGAACTTCTTCGCCGGCCCCGCCGTCGACGAGGTCAGCTGGGAAGAAGTGCGCACCGGCGCCTACGGTCAGACGATCGTGAGCCGCGAGCCGATCGGCGTGGTCGGGGCAATCGTGGCCTGGAACGTGCCCCTGTTCCTGGCGGTCAACAAGCTCGGCCCGGCCCTGCTGGCCGGCTGCACGGTGGTGCTCAAGCCGGCCGCGGAGACCCCTTTCAGTGCCAACCTGCTGGCACAGACATTCGCCGACGCGGGCCTGCCCGAGGGTGTGCTGTCGATCGTGCCCGGTGGCGCCGAGACCGGCCAGGCCCTGACCTCCCACCCCGGGGTGGACATCTTCTCCTTCACCGGCAGCTCGGCCGTCGGCAAGGAGATCGGCAAGCGCGCCGCGGACCTACTCAAGCCGTGCACGCTGGAGCTCGGCGGCAAGTCGGCGTCCATCGTGCTCGAGGACGTGGACCTGGCTTCGGCCATCCCCATGCTGGTGTTCTCCGGCATCATGAACACCGGCCAGGCCTGCGTGGCGCAGACCCGCATCCTGGCGCCGCGCTCCCGCTACGAGGAGGTCGTGGAGGCGGTCAAGAACTTCGTCACCGCGCTGCCGGTCGGCCTGCCGGATGACCCGGGCGCCCAGATCGGTTCGCTGATCAGCGCCAAGCAGCGCGAGCGGGTCGAGGGCTACATCGCCAAGGGCATCGAGGAAGGCGCCCGGCTGGTCTGCGGTGGTGGCCGCCCCGAAGGCCTGGAATCCGGCTTCTTCGTCGAGCCGACGGTGTTCGCCGACGTGGACAACTCCATGACCATCGCCCAGGAGGAGATCTTCGGGCCGGTGTTGTCGATCATCGCCTACGACACCGAGGACGACGCGATCGCGATCGCCAATGACTCGGTGTACGGCTTGGCCGGCAGCGTCTGGACCGCCGATGTGCCGCGCGGGATCGAGATCGCCAGCAAGATCCGGACCGGCACCTACGGGATCAACTGGTACGCCTTCGACCCGTGCTGCCCGTTCGGCGGCTTCAAAAACTCCGGCATCGGCCGAGAGAACGGCAAAGAGGGTGTGGAGCACTTCACTCAGCAGAAGAGCGTGCTGATGCCGATGGGCTACACCCTGCAGAGCTGA
- the fadD12 gene encoding acyl-CoA ligase FadD12 has product MELFDSINRVGSMLATFSRVGLLAPLRPDRYIRIIAAAAAEGSTTTVGIAIAAQRCGDRAAIIDERGTCTYAELHRRCDALAAGLQRLPGRTPRAIALMCRNHRGFIEALAAANRIGADVLLLNTSFAGPALAEVVAREGVDLIFYDEEFTAAVDLAVPAESGCTRVVSWTDNKVPGLTADELIDANAGRSPDRTSRSGKLVMLTSGTTGTPKGARRSGSGGGGVADLKAIFDRIPWHTEETVVIAAPMFHAWGFSQLALALTMACTIATRRKFDAEATLALVENNSAAGLCVVPVMFDRIMALPDDVRAQYPCRSLRFATASGSRMHPDVVTAFMDDFGDVVYNNYNATEAGMIALATPQDLRYSPDTAGRPAPGTEIRILDSDLAELPAGSTGQIFVRNSSQFDGYTGGDSKLFHDGFMASGDLGYFDSTGRLFVVGRDDEMIVSGGENVYPIETEKALIAHPAVAEAAVIGVDDADYGQRLVAFVALATGSSATPDELKQHVRDNLASYKVPRDITIMDALPRNNTGKVLRRELQAMAGPTEG; this is encoded by the coding sequence ATGGAACTGTTCGACTCGATCAACCGGGTTGGCTCGATGCTGGCGACTTTCAGCCGGGTGGGGCTGCTGGCTCCACTGCGACCAGACCGCTACATCCGGATCATTGCCGCGGCCGCGGCTGAAGGCAGCACCACGACTGTCGGGATCGCCATTGCGGCGCAGCGGTGCGGCGACCGGGCGGCGATCATCGATGAGCGCGGCACCTGCACCTACGCCGAGCTGCACCGCCGCTGCGACGCGCTGGCTGCCGGTCTGCAACGTCTGCCGGGCCGGACACCACGGGCGATCGCGTTGATGTGCCGCAATCATCGCGGCTTCATCGAGGCTCTCGCGGCGGCCAACCGGATCGGCGCCGACGTACTTCTGCTCAACACCAGCTTCGCCGGGCCGGCGCTGGCCGAAGTGGTTGCCCGCGAAGGCGTCGACCTGATCTTCTACGACGAAGAGTTCACCGCCGCAGTCGATCTGGCCGTGCCGGCAGAATCGGGTTGCACGCGCGTAGTGAGTTGGACCGACAACAAAGTCCCCGGCCTGACGGCAGACGAGTTGATCGACGCCAACGCCGGACGCAGCCCGGACCGAACGTCCCGCAGCGGCAAGCTGGTCATGCTCACCTCCGGAACCACTGGGACCCCCAAGGGCGCGCGCCGCTCCGGCAGTGGTGGCGGCGGCGTGGCCGACCTGAAGGCAATCTTCGACCGGATCCCCTGGCACACCGAAGAAACCGTGGTCATCGCCGCACCGATGTTCCACGCCTGGGGGTTCTCCCAGCTGGCGTTGGCGCTGACCATGGCCTGCACCATCGCCACGCGGCGCAAGTTCGACGCCGAAGCCACGCTGGCATTGGTCGAGAACAACAGCGCGGCCGGACTGTGTGTGGTTCCGGTCATGTTCGACCGGATCATGGCACTGCCTGACGACGTTCGAGCCCAATACCCCTGCCGATCACTACGTTTCGCCACCGCGTCCGGCTCCCGGATGCATCCCGATGTGGTGACGGCATTCATGGACGACTTCGGTGACGTGGTCTACAACAACTACAACGCCACCGAAGCCGGCATGATCGCGCTGGCGACACCACAAGACCTCCGCTACTCCCCCGACACCGCAGGCCGGCCTGCACCGGGCACCGAGATCCGCATCCTGGACTCTGATTTGGCAGAGCTTCCGGCCGGGTCGACCGGGCAGATCTTCGTCCGCAATTCCTCACAGTTCGACGGTTACACCGGCGGCGACTCGAAGCTGTTCCACGACGGCTTCATGGCATCCGGCGACTTAGGCTATTTCGACAGCACCGGAAGACTTTTCGTGGTCGGACGCGACGACGAGATGATCGTCTCCGGGGGCGAGAACGTCTATCCGATCGAGACCGAAAAGGCGCTGATCGCCCATCCCGCCGTCGCCGAAGCTGCGGTGATCGGGGTCGACGACGCCGACTACGGACAGCGCCTGGTGGCCTTCGTCGCGTTGGCCACGGGCAGCTCTGCCACCCCGGACGAGCTCAAGCAGCATGTCCGGGACAATCTGGCCAGCTACAAAGTGCCGCGCGACATCACCATCATGGACGCATTGCCGCGCAACAACACCGGCAAAGTACTGCGCCGTGAACTTCAGGCGATGGCGGGGCCGACCGAGGGCTAG
- a CDS encoding S1 family peptidase: protein MTRAAWAGLIAAAGLAFAGPVAAAPMPGIEVLDDNSSCTAGFVTANDHGDYFLLTSGHCDSHDGSEWTDVFETPLGRITASENNGEDRDAAIIRLDPAAGQPNGRIAGRYPVANVLTADQIHVGMTICKIGAQTGETCGPVSAIVGNLVETDVYSTIGDSGSPGYVVNPDGTVSAVGLLMGGPVDDDYSTDFVLLDPFLRQWGLHVVR, encoded by the coding sequence ATGACCAGGGCAGCGTGGGCCGGACTGATAGCGGCCGCGGGACTGGCGTTCGCCGGCCCGGTAGCGGCCGCGCCGATGCCCGGGATCGAGGTGCTGGACGACAACAGCAGCTGTACGGCGGGATTCGTCACTGCGAACGACCACGGCGACTACTTCCTGCTGACCAGCGGACACTGCGATTCGCACGACGGCTCGGAATGGACCGATGTCTTCGAGACGCCGCTGGGCCGGATCACCGCAAGTGAGAACAACGGCGAGGACCGTGACGCCGCCATCATCCGGCTCGATCCCGCCGCCGGCCAGCCCAACGGCAGGATCGCCGGCCGGTACCCGGTGGCCAATGTGTTGACCGCCGACCAGATTCACGTCGGGATGACGATCTGCAAGATCGGTGCGCAGACCGGTGAGACCTGCGGTCCCGTCAGCGCCATCGTCGGCAATCTTGTGGAGACCGATGTGTACAGCACGATCGGCGACAGCGGCAGTCCCGGCTACGTGGTCAACCCGGACGGCACCGTCAGTGCGGTCGGTCTGCTGATGGGCGGACCGGTCGACGATGACTACTCCACCGACTTCGTCCTGCTGGATCCGTTCCTGCGGCAGTGGGGTTTGCACGTGGTGCGTTAG
- a CDS encoding glycosyltransferase family 4 protein encodes MSAVRSVLLLCWRDTGHPQGGGSETYLQRIGAELAAAGVAVTLRTARYPGAPKREVVDGVHINRRGGPYTVYLWAGAAMVAARFGLGQLRRVRPDAVIDTQNGLPFLARLAYGRRVAVLVHHCHREQWPVAGPVLSRIGWLVESRLSPRLNRRNQYLTVSLPSVRDLIELGVGAERIAVVRNGLDEAPPDTLAHPRSATPRVVVLSRLVPHKQIEDALDAVAALRDRVPGLHLDVIGGGWWDDRLGEHAAGLGITDAVTFHGHVDEVTKHELVQRAWVHVLPSRKEGWGLAVIEAGQHGVPTIGYRASGGLTDSIVDGVTGVLVDDRDELIEQLHGLLTDPVLREQLGAKAQARSAEFSWRQSAEGLHTVLEAVRERRYVSGVI; translated from the coding sequence GTGTCTGCTGTGCGTTCGGTCCTGCTGCTGTGCTGGCGTGACACCGGGCATCCGCAGGGCGGCGGCAGCGAGACTTATCTCCAGCGCATCGGTGCCGAGCTGGCCGCCGCCGGCGTTGCGGTCACCCTGCGCACAGCCCGTTACCCGGGTGCGCCGAAACGTGAGGTCGTCGACGGGGTGCACATCAACCGCCGCGGCGGGCCGTACACCGTGTATCTGTGGGCGGGGGCCGCCATGGTCGCCGCGCGGTTCGGCCTTGGCCAGCTGCGGCGGGTGCGGCCCGACGCGGTGATCGACACCCAGAACGGGTTGCCGTTTCTGGCCCGGCTCGCCTACGGGCGGCGGGTCGCGGTGCTGGTGCACCACTGCCACCGTGAGCAGTGGCCCGTTGCCGGGCCAGTGCTCAGCCGGATCGGCTGGCTGGTGGAGTCGCGGCTATCGCCCCGGCTGAACCGGCGCAACCAGTACCTGACCGTCTCGCTGCCCTCGGTGCGCGACCTGATCGAGCTCGGGGTGGGCGCCGAACGCATCGCCGTGGTGCGCAACGGCCTGGATGAGGCGCCGCCGGACACCTTGGCACACCCCCGTTCGGCAACACCGCGGGTGGTGGTGCTGTCCCGGTTGGTGCCGCACAAGCAGATCGAGGACGCCCTGGACGCCGTTGCCGCGCTGCGGGACCGGGTGCCGGGCCTGCATCTCGACGTGATCGGCGGCGGCTGGTGGGATGACCGGTTGGGGGAGCACGCCGCGGGACTCGGGATCACCGACGCGGTGACCTTTCACGGCCATGTGGACGAGGTCACCAAACATGAACTGGTGCAAAGGGCGTGGGTGCACGTGCTGCCCTCCCGTAAGGAGGGCTGGGGCTTGGCGGTCATCGAAGCGGGCCAGCACGGCGTCCCCACCATCGGCTACCGGGCCTCCGGTGGGTTGACCGATTCGATCGTCGATGGCGTCACGGGGGTGTTGGTCGATGACCGCGACGAGCTGATCGAGCAACTGCATGGGCTGCTCACCGATCCGGTCCTGCGCGAGCAGCTCGGGGCCAAGGCGCAGGCCCGCAGCGCCGAATTCTCCTGGCGCCAGAGCGCCGAGGGCCTGCACACCGTGTTGGAGGCGGTCCGAGAACGCCGCTACGTCAGCGGTGTGATCTGA
- a CDS encoding 1-acyl-sn-glycerol-3-phosphate acyltransferase, with protein sequence MGLLRPFIKGYHRSEVRGLETFPAGGALVVSNHSGGLFAMDVPVFATGFYDTFGYDRPVYTLSHDLIFTGFTADFFRKTGFIPANHANADEALRSGGVVVVFPGGDYDVYRPTLEENTIDFGGRKGYIRAAINAGVPLVPTVGIGGQESQFYLSRGTGLAKALRLDKLMRVKILPISFGFPFGLSAVLPVNLPLPTKIVMQVCEPIDIIAEFGEDPDIDAVDAHVRAVMQEALDRLARERRLPILG encoded by the coding sequence ATGGGACTGCTGCGGCCGTTCATCAAGGGCTACCACCGCTCCGAGGTGCGGGGCCTGGAAACGTTCCCCGCCGGCGGCGCCCTGGTGGTGTCGAATCACTCCGGCGGCCTGTTCGCCATGGACGTACCGGTGTTCGCCACCGGCTTCTACGACACCTTCGGCTATGACCGTCCGGTCTACACGCTGAGCCACGACCTGATCTTCACCGGATTCACCGCCGACTTCTTCCGCAAGACCGGCTTTATCCCGGCCAACCACGCCAACGCCGACGAGGCGCTGCGCTCCGGTGGCGTGGTGGTGGTGTTCCCCGGCGGCGACTACGACGTCTATCGGCCCACCCTGGAAGAGAACACGATCGACTTCGGGGGCCGTAAGGGCTACATCCGCGCCGCGATCAACGCGGGCGTTCCCCTGGTGCCGACGGTCGGCATCGGGGGCCAAGAGAGCCAGTTCTACCTCTCCCGCGGCACCGGCCTGGCCAAGGCCCTGAGGCTGGACAAGCTGATGCGGGTCAAGATTCTGCCGATCTCGTTCGGCTTCCCGTTCGGGCTGTCCGCGGTGTTACCGGTCAACCTGCCGCTGCCCACCAAGATCGTGATGCAGGTCTGCGAGCCGATCGACATCATCGCCGAGTTCGGTGAAGACCCCGACATCGACGCCGTCGACGCCCACGTCCGTGCCGTCATGCAGGAGGCGCTGGACCGGCTCGCCCGCGAGCGCCGTCTCCCGATTCTGGGCTGA
- a CDS encoding acyl-CoA dehydrogenase — protein MAHYKSNVRDLEFNLFELLGLEQCLADGAFGDLDGDTVRQMLAEAARLAEGPVAESFAAGDRHPPVFDPATHHVTLPEPFKDSLRAWQAGEWFRIGLSEEVGGVPAPAMVSWAINELALGANPAVFMFMTGPIFANILYGLGNEQQRHWAAMAIDRNWGATMVLTEPDAGSDVGAGRTKAVEQPDGSWHIDGVKRFITNGDSDDLFENIMHMTLARPEGAGPGTKGLSLFLVPKFLPDPETGEPGERNGVFVTGLEHKMGLKVSTTCELTFGQHGVPAKGWLVGDTRNGIAQMFHVIEYARMLVGTKAIATLSTGYLNALEYAKSRIQGADLTQMTDKSAPRVTILHHPDVRRALMMQKVYAEGMRALYLYTAAHQNPQVAMHVSGADAEMAERVNDLLLPIVKGVGSERAYQYLTESLQTFGGSGFLQDYPIEQYIRDAKIDSLYEGTTAIQAQDFFFRKIARDRGVALAHLVGEIEAVLDSADGHPELADSRKLLATALDDARAMVAAMTGYMLGSQQEPRELYRVGLGSVRFLLAVGDLVIGWLLLRQAEIAMTALDQGASGDEQNFYRGKVAAARFFAANVLPRLGSDRLIVESEDLALMDLPEDAF, from the coding sequence ATGGCTCATTACAAGAGCAATGTCCGCGATCTGGAATTCAATCTGTTCGAGCTGCTGGGCCTGGAGCAGTGCCTGGCTGACGGCGCGTTCGGAGACCTCGATGGCGACACCGTGCGCCAGATGCTGGCCGAAGCCGCCCGGCTGGCCGAAGGGCCGGTCGCCGAGTCGTTCGCCGCTGGCGACCGCCATCCACCGGTGTTCGATCCGGCCACCCACCACGTGACACTGCCCGAACCGTTCAAGGACTCCCTGCGGGCCTGGCAGGCCGGCGAGTGGTTCCGGATCGGTCTGAGCGAGGAGGTCGGCGGCGTGCCGGCGCCGGCGATGGTGTCCTGGGCCATCAACGAACTGGCGTTGGGTGCCAACCCGGCGGTGTTCATGTTCATGACCGGCCCGATCTTCGCCAACATTCTCTACGGCCTGGGCAACGAGCAGCAGCGACACTGGGCGGCCATGGCGATCGACCGGAACTGGGGCGCCACTATGGTGCTCACCGAGCCCGACGCGGGGTCGGATGTCGGGGCGGGCCGGACCAAGGCCGTCGAGCAGCCCGACGGCAGCTGGCACATCGACGGGGTCAAGCGTTTCATCACCAACGGTGACAGCGACGACCTCTTCGAGAACATCATGCACATGACCCTGGCCCGCCCCGAAGGCGCCGGGCCGGGAACCAAGGGGCTCAGCCTGTTTCTGGTCCCCAAGTTCCTGCCGGATCCCGAGACCGGGGAGCCCGGTGAGCGCAACGGGGTGTTCGTCACCGGACTGGAACACAAGATGGGGCTGAAGGTTTCGACCACCTGTGAACTGACCTTCGGCCAGCACGGTGTGCCGGCCAAGGGGTGGTTGGTCGGCGACACCCGCAACGGGATCGCGCAGATGTTCCACGTCATCGAATATGCGCGAATGCTGGTCGGTACCAAGGCGATCGCGACGTTGTCCACGGGCTACCTCAATGCGCTGGAGTATGCCAAGTCGCGCATTCAGGGCGCCGACCTGACCCAGATGACCGACAAGTCTGCGCCGCGGGTGACAATCCTCCACCACCCGGATGTGCGGCGGGCCCTGATGATGCAGAAGGTCTACGCCGAAGGCATGCGTGCGCTGTACCTCTACACCGCAGCCCACCAGAACCCGCAGGTCGCCATGCACGTGTCCGGCGCCGACGCCGAGATGGCCGAACGCGTCAATGACCTACTGCTCCCCATCGTCAAAGGGGTCGGTTCGGAACGGGCCTATCAGTACCTGACCGAGTCACTGCAGACGTTCGGTGGCTCGGGCTTCCTTCAGGACTATCCGATCGAGCAGTACATCCGGGACGCCAAGATCGACTCGCTCTACGAGGGCACCACCGCGATCCAGGCGCAGGACTTCTTCTTCCGCAAGATCGCCCGCGATCGTGGTGTGGCGCTGGCACATCTGGTCGGGGAGATCGAGGCGGTGCTGGACAGCGCCGACGGCCACCCGGAACTGGCGGACTCACGCAAACTGCTGGCGACCGCGCTCGATGACGCGCGAGCCATGGTGGCAGCCATGACCGGATACATGCTCGGGTCGCAACAGGAGCCCCGTGAGCTCTATCGGGTTGGCTTGGGTTCGGTGCGGTTTCTGCTGGCGGTCGGTGACCTGGTGATCGGCTGGCTGCTACTGCGTCAGGCTGAGATCGCGATGACCGCACTAGACCAAGGGGCATCCGGAGACGAACAGAACTTCTACCGCGGAAAGGTCGCCGCGGCACGGTTCTTCGCAGCCAACGTCCTACCCCGACTGGGATCGGATCGGCTCATCGTGGAAAGCGAGGACCTCGCGTTGATGGACCTACCCGAGGACGCCTTCTGA
- a CDS encoding arylamine N-acetyltransferase family protein: MDLQAYFDRIGYHGGTEPTHDTLGALVAAHVRRIPFENLDPLMGVPVTDLSAGALTAKLVARSRGGYCYEHNNLMREVLCALGFGAERLAARVVWMTPQGVDGPPSPQTHQALAVTIPGADQRYLVDVGFGGQTPPAPIPMISERVQQTSHEPFRLRRLGDDADEWVVETLIGERWRPLYILGMQPRPLIDMQVGSWYVSTHPESNFVVGLSAALVMDDARWNLRGRHLTVHAGGGTERVRFDDAAQVCAALTDRFGIDLAGLGDVEAKVAAVLDT, from the coding sequence ATCGACCTGCAGGCCTACTTCGACCGCATTGGCTATCACGGGGGTACTGAGCCGACGCATGACACGTTGGGCGCCCTGGTGGCCGCCCACGTCCGCCGCATCCCCTTCGAGAATCTCGATCCGCTGATGGGTGTGCCGGTGACCGACCTCAGCGCCGGGGCGCTGACTGCCAAGCTGGTCGCGCGCTCCCGCGGCGGCTACTGCTACGAGCACAACAACCTGATGCGCGAGGTGCTCTGCGCGCTCGGATTCGGTGCCGAGCGGCTGGCGGCCCGGGTGGTCTGGATGACCCCGCAAGGCGTGGACGGCCCGCCGAGTCCGCAGACCCACCAGGCCCTGGCGGTGACGATCCCGGGAGCCGATCAGCGCTATCTGGTCGACGTGGGCTTCGGTGGGCAGACGCCGCCGGCGCCCATCCCGATGATTTCCGAGCGTGTCCAGCAGACCTCGCACGAACCGTTTCGGCTGCGTCGGCTCGGCGACGACGCGGACGAGTGGGTGGTCGAGACGCTGATCGGTGAGCGCTGGCGGCCGCTGTACATCCTGGGTATGCAGCCACGGCCCCTGATCGACATGCAGGTGGGCAGTTGGTATGTGTCCACCCATCCCGAATCGAACTTCGTCGTCGGCCTCAGCGCCGCGCTGGTCATGGACGACGCCCGCTGGAATCTGCGCGGTCGGCACCTCACCGTCCACGCCGGTGGCGGCACCGAGCGCGTGCGTTTCGACGATGCCGCACAGGTCTGTGCGGCGCTGACCGACCGATTCGGTATCGACCTGGCCGGCCTGGGCGATGTCGAGGCCAAAGTGGCCGCGGTTTTGGACACCTGA
- a CDS encoding class I SAM-dependent methyltransferase encodes MAGTDLFARRATLTRSVRLLSQFRYEQSDPARFYGALADDTATMITDLWRGTRGDEPAGRTLLDVGGGPGYFATAFAETGLRYIGVEPDADEMHAAGPRPAAGAGSFVRASGMALPFADASVDICLSSNVAEHVPRPWQLGDEMLRVTRPGGLVVLSYTVWLGPFGGHEMGLTHYLGGRRAARRYTRRHGHPPKNNYGSSLFAVSAAEGLDWARHTGALVAAFPRYHPRWAWSITSAPGIREFGVSNLVLVLEPNRTH; translated from the coding sequence GTGGCTGGCACCGATCTGTTCGCGCGACGCGCGACGCTGACCCGGTCGGTGCGCCTGCTGTCGCAGTTCCGCTACGAACAGAGCGATCCGGCCCGGTTCTACGGCGCGCTGGCCGACGACACGGCCACCATGATCACCGACCTGTGGCGGGGCACGCGCGGCGACGAGCCGGCCGGCCGGACCCTACTGGACGTCGGCGGCGGGCCCGGCTACTTCGCCACTGCATTCGCCGAGACGGGACTGCGCTACATCGGTGTGGAGCCCGACGCGGACGAGATGCACGCAGCCGGACCGCGACCGGCCGCCGGCGCCGGTAGTTTCGTCCGGGCCTCGGGTATGGCGCTGCCGTTCGCCGATGCCAGTGTCGACATCTGCCTGTCGTCCAACGTCGCCGAACATGTGCCGCGGCCCTGGCAGCTCGGCGACGAGATGCTTCGGGTCACCCGGCCGGGCGGGCTGGTGGTGCTGTCGTACACGGTGTGGCTGGGCCCGTTCGGCGGGCACGAGATGGGCCTGACGCACTATCTGGGCGGACGGCGCGCCGCGCGGCGCTACACCCGCCGGCATGGCCACCCGCCGAAGAACAACTACGGCTCGTCGTTGTTCGCGGTGTCGGCCGCAGAGGGGCTGGACTGGGCCCGCCACACCGGCGCCTTGGTCGCGGCTTTCCCCCGCTATCACCCGCGATGGGCGTGGTCGATCACTTCCGCGCCGGGCATTCGCGAGTTCGGCGTGAGCAATCTCGTGCTGGTTCTAGAGCCCAACCGAACCCATTGA